The following is a genomic window from Clostridium sp..
TGAACAACATTACCACTTGAATCTTTAACCACTATGGTTGAACTATCTACACTGCTTTCATCCAATTCCTTATTAAAGGTTATCTTCCATACTTTACTAATTTCTACATTGTTTCCTATAGTTGCTCCATCAAAATTACCTGCAGCATACACACCGGATTTAAAAGATATAAGGAAAAGAAATATGAATGTCAAAATTACAAAAATATTATAGAAATTACTTTTTTTCAAATAATCACCTCTTTTACACCAGAATTATTTTATACAACTTTATTATAGTATAAAATCTGCTAAAATTACACTACAACCCATCATTTTTCCTAACTGTAGATTAAAAAATATGTTATAATACTTGTAAAATTATAGTAGGAGGTAGTCTCTATGAAAATAACATATCTTGCCCATTCCAGCTTTATACTTGAAAATTCAAATGGTAAAAAAGTATTGACAGATCCTTATGATAATACCGTAGGCTATAAAGTATTTAAAGGAAATGTTGATATTGTAACAATAAGCCATCATCATTTTGATCATGACTATGTTGAAAATTTAAATTGTGAAAATATTATAGATAAAACAGGTCATTTCAATTTTGAAGAAATTTCCATAACAGGTATACCATCTTATCATGATAAAGTAAAAGGTGCTAAAAGAGGTAAAAATATAATTTTCATAATAGAGATGGATAATTATAGACTCTGCCATCTTGGCGACCTGGGATACATACTGTCAGAAGATGAAATTTCAGCACTTGGAAATATAGATGTGCTCTTTGTTCCTGTAGGTGGCAATTTTACTATAGACGGTAAAGAAGCTGCAAAAGTGTCCTCTCTAATAAACCCGCATATAGTAATACCTATGCATTATAAAACACCTCTCTTGTCTTTTGAACTGGACGGACTTGAAACCTTTTTGAAATATGCCAAAAATATTGAAAATATAGGATGTAATTTTTTAGATTTGAATGAAAAACCAACCTGTTCAAATAAGGTTCAGATATTAGAGTACACAAAATGAAACTATCTGTGTAAATTTACACAGATAGTTTCAGCTATGCTCTACATGTTCCAGTCCTGCATTGAACAATTGATTTATATGTTGATCGTCCAAAGAGTAATACACAAGTTTCCCTTCTTTTCTAAACTTTACAAGATGTGCTGACTTTAATATACTTAGTTGGTGTGATATAGCAGATTGACTCATATTAAGTACAGCTACAATATCACACACACATAATTCCTTTTTAAACAAAGCATATATTATCTTTATCCTAGTATTATCTCCTAAAACTTTAAATAGAGAAGATAACTTTAAAAAAATCTCTTCGGGAAGCATACTATTCTTAACAACATCTATGCATTCCTCATGAATTTCATTACAAGAACAGACTTCTATTTCTGAATTACTTTCCATAATATCACTTCCTCACATGAAGTATTAAAATTCCATTAATATTATGTTTTTTGATTTGAAACTTGCTTGCACGTCTATAATTCTCTGATTACTGGAACCTCTAAACCTAAGTGAGGTATCCATTTTATCCTTCTCAAACTTTCCATCTACAAGTACATCTATATTTTTAAGAAGATTTATACTACCGGATTCTCTCTTCATATTATCTAGTATATACTCAAATTTATATCCTGTATAGCACCATATGTTCAATTTAAGTTTTTTAATTTTCTCCGCCATGTATCCAAAAGCCTCTGCCTGATAAAATGGATCCCCTCCTGAAAAGGTAACCCCTTTTATCAAAGGATTCTCAGAAACATCATGAACTAAATCATCTATATTTTTTAATTGACCACTTTTAAAATCATGCGTGGATGGATTAAAACAGCCTTTACAGTTATGGGCACATCCCTGAGCAAAAAATACTCTTCTAAGTCCGGGCCCGTTTGCCAGACTCTCATAGGCAATTCCTGCCAATCTCACAAATTTATCTTTCATAATATTTCTCCCATATTAAAAATAAACTCTTTTTCCTGTAGCCTGTGATATCCTGTCTTTTCTCTCAGCCACTTTTCCTTCTCCAAATCTCTCATCCAGAGAAAGATATCCTGTAACTCTGGATATGCCTTGAATATTAGTGCTCCCACATTTAGGACAGATACTTTCATCATGCATATAGGTTCCACAGTCCCTGCAGTATCTTATGTGAAAATTTATACCTATATAGCTTATGTTGGTTTTAGTATAAGCATAATTTATTATATCATAAACTACATCTTCCGACGGATAGTCATCAATTTCTATATAACTTATATGTCCTCCATTACATAATTTATGATATGGAGCTTCAATATCAATTTTGTCCTTTATTGATATAGGAAAGTTTACAGGTATATGATAGGAATTAGTATAATAGTCTTTATCTGTAACCCCTTTAATCTCACCAAATATCTTTTTATCTTTGACTATGAATTTGCCGCTCAATCCTTCTGCCGGAGTAGCATAACAGCTCCAATTGAGATGAGTTTCATCTGTAAGTTTGTCCGTATAATTCCTGATATAATTTACAATTTTCAGCCCGAGTTTTCTTGCTTCTTCACTTTCTCCATGATGTTTCCCCGTAAGTGCTGTAAGAGCTTCCGCAAGCCCGATAAATCCTATTGCCCATGTTCCCTGCTTTAATATAGGTTCTATTGAATCCTCCTCTTTTAGATTCTCAGCACCTTTCATAAGTTTCTGTCCTGCAACGAAAGGAAGATCTTTTACCCTCAATTTCTTCAGGGTACCGTACCTGTGCATCAATGATTCTCTAGATAAATTCAGTCTATCATCTAAAAGCTTGAAGAATTTATCCAAATTTCCCTTGGATATGATAGCTATTCTTGGAAGATTAATTGTTGTTGGAGCTATATTTCCTCTTCCCTTGGGACCCGGCTCACCATTTACATTGGAACATACATAGGTTCTGCATCCCATAGTCGATGGAATTACACCCTTATCATAATAAAATTTATTGAAATCAGCATCCATATTCATAAAAGTAGGATTCATTCTTTTTGCTGCCACTCTGCAGGCAATTCTGAATAAATAATAATAAGGATCTCCTTCTTTTTTGTTCACGCCATCTTTCACTCTAAATATTATATTGGGAAATATAGGCTGCTCACCTTGTCCAAGTCCCTTTTCATATTCGGTGAGAAATACCTCACATATAAGTGCTGAATCCTTGGTTCTAGGTACGCCTAAATTAATGGAACTAAATGGTACCTGGGAACCCGCCCTGGAGTGCATGGTATTTAAATTGTAAATTATTCCCTGCATAGCCTGTTCTATACTTCTTCTAAGCTTTTTCTCTGATATTTCAGTTATCCTGCTTTCTTTTATGCCAAGTTCTCTTAAATCTTTTACTATTTCCTGCCTGGTAGGTTCTATAAAAATAGACATATCATTGTCAAAATCAGGATGAGATTGTCCTCCAAACATGTCATTTTGCGATGATTGAAGCAATATGCATGAGAGTTCAGCTGCTGATTCTATTCTCTTTGGATGTCTAATATATCCATATCCGGTATTAAAGCCATTTAAAAGCACTTCTCTTGTAGGTATATGCAGGCAATTGACACTTAAATTATAAGAATCAAGATCATGATAATATACATCTCCGTTTTCATGGGCTTTTGCCAGATATTTGGGCATCTTA
Proteins encoded in this region:
- a CDS encoding MBL fold metallo-hydrolase; the protein is MKITYLAHSSFILENSNGKKVLTDPYDNTVGYKVFKGNVDIVTISHHHFDHDYVENLNCENIIDKTGHFNFEEISITGIPSYHDKVKGAKRGKNIIFIIEMDNYRLCHLGDLGYILSEDEISALGNIDVLFVPVGGNFTIDGKEAAKVSSLINPHIVIPMHYKTPLLSFELDGLETFLKYAKNIENIGCNFLDLNEKPTCSNKVQILEYTK
- a CDS encoding ArsR/SmtB family transcription factor, which encodes MESNSEIEVCSCNEIHEECIDVVKNSMLPEEIFLKLSSLFKVLGDNTRIKIIYALFKKELCVCDIVAVLNMSQSAISHQLSILKSAHLVKFRKEGKLVYYSLDDQHINQLFNAGLEHVEHS
- the nrdG gene encoding anaerobic ribonucleoside-triphosphate reductase activating protein encodes the protein MKDKFVRLAGIAYESLANGPGLRRVFFAQGCAHNCKGCFNPSTHDFKSGQLKNIDDLVHDVSENPLIKGVTFSGGDPFYQAEAFGYMAEKIKKLKLNIWCYTGYKFEYILDNMKRESGSINLLKNIDVLVDGKFEKDKMDTSLRFRGSSNQRIIDVQASFKSKNIILMEF
- a CDS encoding anaerobic ribonucleoside triphosphate reductase, whose amino-acid sequence is MLHVVKRDGRKVEFNSIKITNAIKGASDEIGYDLKESEFIDLTQEVIKYIENLNLEEINVEDIQNIVEEVLMKRKYTEIGFAYSNYRRDRNNIREIKSDLMKAIDKIGIETDRDNANVGNNYSSKLLRIASESNKWHNLAKMPKYLAKAHENGDVYYHDLDSYNLSVNCLHIPTREVLLNGFNTGYGYIRHPKRIESAAELSCILLQSSQNDMFGGQSHPDFDNDMSIFIEPTRQEIVKDLRELGIKESRITEISEKKLRRSIEQAMQGIIYNLNTMHSRAGSQVPFSSINLGVPRTKDSALICEVFLTEYEKGLGQGEQPIFPNIIFRVKDGVNKKEGDPYYYLFRIACRVAAKRMNPTFMNMDADFNKFYYDKGVIPSTMGCRTYVCSNVNGEPGPKGRGNIAPTTINLPRIAIISKGNLDKFFKLLDDRLNLSRESLMHRYGTLKKLRVKDLPFVAGQKLMKGAENLKEEDSIEPILKQGTWAIGFIGLAEALTALTGKHHGESEEARKLGLKIVNYIRNYTDKLTDETHLNWSCYATPAEGLSGKFIVKDKKIFGEIKGVTDKDYYTNSYHIPVNFPISIKDKIDIEAPYHKLCNGGHISYIEIDDYPSEDVVYDIINYAYTKTNISYIGINFHIRYCRDCGTYMHDESICPKCGSTNIQGISRVTGYLSLDERFGEGKVAERKDRISQATGKRVYF